In a single window of the Natronosalvus caseinilyticus genome:
- a CDS encoding DUF1059 domain-containing protein, with product MAQAHRLDCESAVGDCRFIIQSENEEETIELAKTHMRDVHGKDYAVEVLRSEHLKIV from the coding sequence ATGGCACAGGCCCACAGGCTGGATTGTGAATCGGCAGTCGGCGATTGCCGGTTCATTATTCAGTCGGAAAACGAGGAAGAAACGATCGAATTAGCGAAAACGCACATGCGCGACGTCCACGGGAAGGACTACGCGGTCGAGGTACTCCGGAGTGAACACCTGAAAATCGTGTAG
- a CDS encoding RNA-guided endonuclease InsQ/TnpB family protein yields the protein MEYSPRFRLFPSTTQRESLEWTRNIVRQVYNNALHEFNKIPQDEGTLRQRVWQVRDKLPQHKQQWTELKQVYSTVLQKAVERIRTNINNLGKLKAKGYSVGSLNWKKPREFRSFTYRQSGFELDKKSGPRDRAILRLKKVRGETLDVPIRLHRDLPEHDSIKEITVKKEPTGAWYASFCISTEEPEKPEPEDIDAVDTVGLDFGVLNFIHDSVGRSLSRLDLADERERLEREQRSLSRKQYESNNWEKQRRRVAEVHARMSNKKRDYKHKLAHFYATEYDAVFVENLNVKSMLESDGNARNKAEVGWSDFRRILEHHCDKHGTHYVEVPAQGTTKECARCGVETEKPLWVREHSCPSCGFELDRDWNAALNVKSRGLSKLGVVHSEATPVETATAVDSVSVSASLVVEAGSLCLKERAQASE from the coding sequence ATGGAGTACAGTCCACGATTCCGACTCTTCCCTTCGACCACACAGCGGGAGAGCCTTGAGTGGACTCGCAACATTGTGCGACAAGTCTACAACAACGCGCTCCATGAATTCAACAAGATACCACAAGACGAGGGGACGCTCCGACAGCGCGTCTGGCAAGTCCGAGACAAACTGCCACAACACAAACAACAGTGGACCGAACTCAAACAGGTCTACTCTACCGTATTACAGAAAGCTGTCGAACGCATCCGAACCAACATCAACAACCTTGGCAAACTGAAAGCCAAGGGATACAGTGTTGGCTCGTTGAACTGGAAGAAACCGCGTGAATTTCGGAGTTTCACGTATCGGCAGTCGGGCTTCGAACTCGACAAGAAGAGTGGCCCGAGAGACCGAGCAATTCTCCGACTCAAAAAAGTCCGCGGAGAAACGCTCGACGTTCCAATCCGTCTTCACCGAGACCTCCCAGAGCACGACTCGATTAAGGAGATCACAGTGAAGAAAGAACCTACGGGAGCGTGGTACGCGTCGTTCTGCATCAGCACCGAGGAACCAGAGAAACCCGAACCAGAAGACATCGATGCAGTGGACACGGTTGGACTCGACTTTGGAGTCCTTAACTTCATCCACGACTCAGTCGGACGCTCTCTCTCCCGTCTCGACTTGGCCGACGAGCGCGAGCGCCTCGAACGCGAGCAGCGCTCGCTCTCTCGCAAACAGTACGAGTCAAACAACTGGGAGAAACAACGGCGTCGGGTCGCTGAGGTTCACGCCCGCATGTCGAACAAGAAGCGCGATTACAAGCATAAACTCGCGCATTTCTACGCGACGGAGTACGACGCCGTGTTCGTCGAGAACTTGAACGTGAAGTCGATGCTGGAAAGTGATGGGAACGCTCGGAACAAGGCTGAAGTGGGCTGGAGTGATTTCCGCCGGATTCTCGAACATCACTGTGACAAGCACGGCACGCACTACGTGGAAGTGCCTGCTCAGGGCACGACGAAAGAGTGTGCCAGGTGTGGCGTCGAAACCGAGAAGCCGTTGTGGGTTCGAGAACACTCGTGCCCGTCGTGTGGGTTTGAGTTGGATAGGGACTGGAACGCGGCGTTGAACGTGAAATCGCGTGGCCTGTCGAAACTAGGGGTGGTTCACTCCGAAGCAACGCCTGTGGAGACTGCGACCGCTGTGGACTCGGTTTCCGTGTCTGCAAGTCTCGTCGTCGAAGCAGGAAGCCTCTGCCTCAAGGAACGAGCGCAAGCGAGTGAGTAG
- the map gene encoding type II methionyl aminopeptidase, with protein sequence MSDSAVDLEAEQYEKHREAGAILAQVRQEAADRVEVGVSHLEVAEYAEDRIRELGGQPAFPVNISIDEEAAHRTPTIDDESTFGEEMINLDIGVHIDGWLADTAITVDLSGNPELAEASEQALEAALDLVEPGVNTGDIGAEIEEVIDGYGYNPVVNLTGHGLGHWEQHTSPNIPNRAVSQGTTLEVGDVVAIEPFATDGGGKVTEGSSEEIYSLEREASVRNRQARDALAQITEEFRTLPFATRWLETDRPEMALRRLKRQNVVHGYPVLKEDEGCLVSQKEHTIIVTEDGCEVTTADQ encoded by the coding sequence ATGAGCGACAGCGCGGTCGACCTCGAGGCCGAACAGTACGAGAAGCATCGCGAAGCCGGGGCGATCCTCGCCCAGGTCCGCCAGGAAGCCGCCGACCGCGTCGAGGTCGGCGTGAGCCACCTCGAGGTCGCCGAGTACGCCGAAGACCGCATCAGGGAACTCGGGGGCCAGCCAGCGTTCCCCGTCAACATCTCCATCGACGAAGAGGCAGCCCACCGCACGCCGACCATCGACGACGAGTCGACCTTCGGCGAGGAGATGATCAACCTCGACATCGGCGTTCACATCGACGGCTGGCTCGCCGACACCGCCATCACGGTCGACCTCTCCGGAAACCCCGAACTCGCGGAGGCCTCGGAGCAAGCTCTCGAGGCTGCCCTCGACCTCGTCGAACCCGGCGTGAACACCGGCGACATCGGCGCCGAAATCGAGGAGGTCATCGACGGCTACGGCTACAACCCCGTGGTCAACCTCACCGGCCACGGCCTGGGTCACTGGGAACAACACACTAGCCCGAACATCCCCAACCGGGCCGTCTCCCAGGGGACGACCCTCGAGGTGGGCGACGTCGTCGCCATCGAACCGTTCGCGACCGACGGCGGCGGGAAGGTGACCGAGGGCTCGAGCGAGGAGATTTACTCGCTCGAGCGGGAGGCGTCGGTTCGCAACCGGCAGGCGCGAGACGCGCTCGCACAGATCACCGAGGAGTTCCGCACGCTGCCGTTTGCGACCCGCTGGCTCGAGACCGACCGTCCCGAGATGGCGCTTCGCCGACTCAAGCGCCAGAACGTGGTCCACGGCTACCCCGTGCTCAAGGAGGACGAGGGCTGTCTGGTCAGTCAGAAAGAACACACCATCATCGTCACCGAAGACGGGTGTGAGGTCACGACGGCCGATCAGTGA
- a CDS encoding DUF368 domain-containing protein, with protein MGYSVDERLVERLSMFRIYAYGLCMGTADALPGVSGGTIALLLGFYGRLIAAITSITPSRIWTVLNGVRPGNRNSAREALLEIDVGFLLPLGLGAVTAVALIASAVASLAESHPVALFGFFTGLIGASAIVLYRELQVRTRTDVLVAIAGVSLALLIAANILELPGSGAITIVFAGALAISAMILPGVSGSLILILLGQYVFLSGELSAFLSGIAGLAGGGSLEAVLDPGTTVVLFVAGGLVGLLSVARVVRAALDRHRNTTLLFLVSLIAGSTPAPLHNIGETHTWTADTVVLAAVWTVVGAIALFALDRLVGGFDPE; from the coding sequence GTGGGCTATAGCGTCGACGAGCGCCTCGTCGAGCGTCTGTCGATGTTCCGAATCTACGCCTACGGGCTCTGCATGGGAACGGCGGACGCCCTCCCCGGCGTCTCCGGCGGAACGATCGCCCTCCTCCTCGGGTTCTACGGTCGGTTGATCGCGGCGATCACGTCGATCACGCCGAGTCGCATCTGGACCGTGCTCAACGGCGTTCGTCCGGGAAACCGCAACTCGGCCAGGGAGGCACTCCTCGAGATAGACGTGGGCTTCTTGCTCCCACTCGGGCTCGGCGCAGTGACTGCCGTCGCGCTCATCGCCAGCGCGGTGGCGTCGCTTGCGGAATCACATCCCGTCGCCCTCTTTGGCTTCTTCACGGGGCTCATCGGGGCGTCCGCGATCGTCCTCTACCGCGAGCTGCAGGTTCGAACGCGGACGGACGTACTCGTGGCTATCGCGGGCGTATCGCTCGCACTGCTCATCGCGGCGAACATCCTCGAGTTGCCGGGAAGCGGCGCGATCACCATCGTCTTCGCCGGCGCCCTCGCGATTAGCGCGATGATCTTACCGGGCGTCTCCGGGTCGCTCATCCTGATCCTGCTCGGCCAGTACGTCTTCCTCTCGGGCGAACTGAGCGCGTTCCTCTCGGGAATCGCCGGTCTCGCCGGTGGGGGGTCGCTCGAGGCCGTCCTCGATCCCGGGACCACGGTAGTCCTGTTCGTCGCTGGCGGGCTGGTCGGCCTGCTGAGCGTCGCTCGTGTCGTCCGGGCGGCGCTCGACCGACACCGAAACACGACGCTGCTCTTTCTGGTGAGCCTCATCGCCGGGTCGACGCCCGCTCCGCTGCACAACATCGGCGAGACGCACACCTGGACGGCCGATACGGTCGTCCTGGCCGCCGTCTGGACCGTCGTCGGGGCGATTGCGCTCTTCGCGCTCGACCGACTTGTGGGCGGTTTCGACCCGGAGTGA
- a CDS encoding NAD-dependent succinate-semialdehyde dehydrogenase has translation MDSINPATEEVVETYDDHTADDVDSILDESADAMDDWAETPITDRQQLLERAAEILRDREDEYAELITREMGKPISESRAEVEKCAWVCEYYAERAGEFLADRVIGSEPHARTFVSYEPLGAVLAVMPWNFPFWQVFRFAAPHLTAGNVGLLKHASNVPGCALAIEDVFREAGYPEGVFSTLLVGSEKMEDVIRDDRLDAVTLTGSEGAGRTVAEQAGSELKKHVLELGGSDPFVVLDDANLEAAAKTGVAARTINSGQSCIAAKRFVVVDEVFEDFLDRFVREMEALEVGDPTDSDTEVGPQARSDLVEDLHEQVEASVDAGADLACGGEPMDREGWYYPPTVLAEPPANSPAATEEVFGPVAAVFRAEDEADAIEMANDIHYGLGASIWTDDLERGEGLAREIDAGCVFVNELVKSDPRVPFGGVKASGYGRELGKEGIHEFVNRKTVWVQSPGDEDDVVPTE, from the coding sequence ATGGACAGCATCAATCCGGCGACGGAGGAGGTGGTCGAAACGTACGACGATCACACTGCGGACGACGTCGATTCCATCCTCGACGAATCGGCGGACGCTATGGACGACTGGGCGGAGACGCCCATCACCGATCGACAGCAATTGCTCGAGCGAGCGGCCGAGATCCTGCGCGATCGCGAGGACGAGTACGCCGAGTTGATCACCCGCGAGATGGGGAAACCCATCTCGGAGTCCCGGGCGGAAGTCGAGAAGTGTGCCTGGGTCTGTGAGTATTACGCCGAACGGGCAGGCGAGTTCCTCGCGGATCGGGTTATCGGGAGCGAACCCCACGCGCGGACGTTCGTCTCCTACGAACCGCTCGGCGCGGTGCTCGCGGTGATGCCCTGGAACTTCCCGTTCTGGCAGGTGTTCCGGTTCGCCGCACCCCACCTCACCGCGGGCAACGTCGGCCTGCTCAAGCACGCCTCGAACGTACCGGGCTGCGCGCTGGCGATCGAGGACGTCTTCCGCGAGGCGGGCTACCCGGAGGGCGTCTTCTCGACGCTGCTGGTCGGCTCCGAGAAGATGGAGGACGTAATCCGGGACGACCGCCTCGACGCGGTGACGCTCACGGGGAGCGAGGGCGCGGGACGTACTGTCGCCGAGCAGGCGGGAAGCGAGCTAAAGAAACACGTCCTCGAACTCGGCGGAAGCGACCCGTTCGTCGTTCTCGACGACGCTAACCTCGAAGCAGCGGCCAAAACCGGCGTTGCGGCGAGGACGATCAACTCCGGCCAGTCGTGCATAGCCGCGAAGCGATTCGTCGTCGTCGACGAGGTTTTCGAGGACTTCCTCGACCGGTTCGTTCGGGAGATGGAGGCGCTCGAGGTGGGCGACCCGACGGACTCCGATACCGAGGTCGGCCCGCAGGCCCGCTCGGACCTCGTGGAGGACCTCCACGAGCAGGTCGAAGCGAGCGTCGACGCCGGCGCCGACCTCGCGTGCGGCGGCGAGCCGATGGACCGAGAGGGCTGGTACTACCCGCCGACGGTGCTCGCGGAACCGCCCGCGAACAGCCCTGCGGCGACCGAGGAGGTGTTCGGCCCGGTCGCGGCGGTGTTCCGCGCCGAGGACGAGGCCGACGCGATCGAGATGGCCAACGACATCCACTACGGACTCGGCGCCTCGATATGGACGGACGACCTCGAGCGCGGCGAGGGACTCGCCCGCGAGATCGACGCCGGCTGCGTGTTCGTCAACGAACTCGTCAAATCCGATCCGCGGGTGCCCTTCGGCGGCGTGAAGGCGTCGGGATACGGCCGGGAACTCGGGAAGGAAGGAATCCACGAGTTCGTCAATCGAAAGACCGTGTGGGTCCAGTCGCCCGGTGACGAAGACGATGTGGTTCCCACGGAGTGA
- a CDS encoding HIT family protein produces the protein MDRIFAPWRIEWIRREEKNPNVDECVFCELPEWEDERENRLVARSDHAFVLLNNAPYNPGHVMVIPHRHTGDYTELTDEELLDHARLKQRTFDALETALEPDGFNAGLNLGAGAGGSIGDHLHTHVVPRWQGDTNFMPVLSDTTVIVEALEETYALVHEAFAAQESAQVPDDSSAVRFAFE, from the coding sequence ATGGACCGGATCTTTGCGCCGTGGCGAATCGAGTGGATCAGGCGCGAGGAGAAAAATCCGAACGTCGACGAGTGCGTCTTCTGTGAGCTTCCAGAGTGGGAAGACGAACGGGAGAACCGTCTCGTCGCCCGGAGCGACCACGCCTTCGTGTTGCTGAACAACGCCCCGTACAACCCCGGACACGTCATGGTGATCCCCCACCGCCACACCGGCGACTACACCGAACTCACGGACGAGGAGCTGCTCGACCACGCCCGCCTGAAACAGCGCACGTTCGACGCCCTCGAGACCGCCCTCGAGCCGGACGGATTCAACGCCGGACTGAACCTGGGAGCGGGCGCAGGCGGTTCGATCGGCGATCACCTGCACACCCACGTCGTCCCGCGATGGCAGGGCGACACGAACTTCATGCCCGTCCTGAGCGATACCACCGTCATCGTCGAGGCACTCGAGGAGACGTACGCCCTCGTCCACGAGGCCTTCGCCGCCCAGGAGAGCGCGCAGGTTCCGGACGACTCGAGTGCGGTTCGATTTGCGTTCGAGTAG
- a CDS encoding acetolactate synthase large subunit produces the protein MSTASNLLVACLEAEGVEHVYGLPGEEIEDLLFSLRESSITFVPTRHEQGAAFMADVHGRLTGEAGVCLSTLGPGATNLVTGVADAHLDKSPVVAITGQGGLERLHKESHQALEVVDIFEPIVKWNAQLTAPEIVPESIRKAFKLAEYEKPGATHLEFPEDVAGESIDASPIPQHDQVRRPDPDTESAARAARTIEAAERPILLAGNGAVRTRASDRLRAFVDRLDIPVVATYMGKGAISDRNPASLLTLDSGPDEEAARAIELADCVVAVGYDIAEHDPAAWNPDLETAVVHVDHEPAEVYRHYNPEVEIVADVGASLEAIGEHLPASACSLWCADRHDRIIEHVSAPPEADDPVTVRGALPLLREAMADEDVLVSDVGNHKLAIAQNFPTYEPNTCVISNGLASMGIAVPGALAADLAVDANVVAATGDGGFLMNAAEIETATRLGCAFTIVVFTDDDYGLISAQQVDHRGESTGTTLSNPDFVAFAESFGIEARRPETWDEVELAFAQAVPSDDLTLIEVRLDALRPD, from the coding sequence GTGTCCACTGCATCCAACCTGCTCGTCGCCTGCCTCGAGGCAGAGGGCGTCGAGCACGTCTACGGCCTTCCCGGTGAAGAAATCGAGGACCTCCTGTTCTCGCTCCGGGAGTCGTCGATCACGTTCGTCCCGACCCGCCACGAACAGGGCGCGGCGTTCATGGCCGACGTACACGGTCGATTGACCGGCGAGGCGGGCGTCTGCCTGTCGACGCTCGGGCCCGGTGCGACCAACCTCGTCACCGGGGTCGCGGACGCTCACCTCGACAAGAGCCCGGTCGTCGCGATCACTGGCCAGGGCGGCCTGGAACGGCTCCACAAGGAGAGTCACCAGGCGCTCGAGGTAGTCGACATCTTCGAGCCGATCGTCAAGTGGAACGCTCAGCTGACCGCCCCGGAGATCGTCCCCGAATCGATCCGCAAGGCGTTCAAACTCGCCGAGTACGAGAAGCCGGGGGCGACCCACCTCGAGTTCCCCGAGGACGTCGCCGGCGAATCCATCGACGCCAGTCCGATCCCCCAGCACGATCAGGTGCGTCGACCCGATCCGGATACCGAATCGGCGGCACGAGCGGCCCGGACGATCGAGGCGGCCGAACGGCCGATCCTCCTCGCCGGTAACGGTGCGGTGCGAACCCGTGCCTCCGACCGACTGCGCGCGTTCGTCGATCGCCTCGACATTCCGGTCGTCGCGACGTACATGGGGAAGGGAGCGATCTCCGACCGCAACCCAGCGTCGCTCCTGACGCTCGACTCCGGCCCGGACGAGGAGGCCGCCCGTGCCATCGAACTGGCCGACTGCGTCGTCGCCGTCGGGTACGACATCGCCGAACACGACCCGGCGGCGTGGAACCCCGACCTCGAGACAGCGGTCGTCCACGTCGATCACGAACCAGCCGAGGTGTACCGTCACTACAACCCCGAGGTGGAGATCGTCGCCGACGTCGGCGCGTCCCTCGAGGCGATCGGTGAGCACCTTCCTGCGAGCGCCTGCTCGCTGTGGTGTGCCGACCGACACGACCGGATCATCGAGCACGTTTCAGCGCCGCCGGAGGCGGACGACCCCGTCACCGTCAGGGGTGCACTTCCCCTGCTTCGCGAGGCGATGGCCGACGAAGACGTACTGGTCTCGGACGTGGGGAACCACAAGCTCGCGATCGCACAGAATTTCCCGACCTACGAGCCCAATACCTGCGTCATCTCCAACGGCCTGGCGAGCATGGGTATCGCCGTACCGGGAGCGCTCGCGGCCGACCTCGCCGTGGACGCGAACGTGGTCGCCGCGACTGGCGACGGGGGTTTCCTGATGAACGCAGCAGAGATCGAGACCGCGACGCGCCTCGGCTGTGCGTTCACCATCGTCGTGTTCACCGACGACGATTACGGACTCATCTCCGCACAACAGGTCGACCATCGTGGGGAGTCGACCGGAACGACGCTCTCCAACCCCGACTTCGTCGCCTTCGCCGAGAGCTTCGGGATCGAGGCCCGTCGCCCCGAGACGTGGGACGAGGTCGAACTGGCGTTCGCGCAAGCGGTCCCCTCAGACGACCTGACGCTGATCGAGGTGCGTCTGGACGCGTTACGTCCGGACTGA
- a CDS encoding DUF7351 domain-containing protein, whose amino-acid sequence MDSSIPSETAGSPQSTGDEAFQLLSNETRLAVLQVLWESHDPANETPMRFAELRQRIGVEDPGRLNYHLNKLTGYFVRRTEDGYELRDSGKRIVRMLLSGTAIDDPEIEPVAVDISCWYCGGKPKWSYRDGWRYLECTDCDARCVDTFPPGVISKNEFPPSGLRNRTPNEINEADRIWGTHRRASVIDGVCPECASDMPVTAVDICDDHHPDWNEYQFCEGCGSLFWMLVSHVCEGCKYRWRMPTLFYPSRQPAVTAFYYEHGIEFDLATYEQRALLLDFEEELLSEDPLRIGISIPLEDEALQVTYDERMEVMDVDRRERKH is encoded by the coding sequence ATGGACTCCTCAATTCCGAGCGAAACAGCGGGATCACCTCAATCCACCGGAGACGAGGCGTTCCAGCTCCTTTCGAACGAGACCAGACTAGCCGTATTACAGGTTCTCTGGGAATCACACGACCCCGCAAACGAGACGCCGATGCGGTTCGCCGAACTTCGCCAACGCATCGGCGTCGAGGATCCCGGCCGTCTCAACTACCACTTGAACAAGCTCACAGGTTACTTCGTCCGGCGAACTGAAGATGGATACGAGCTCAGGGATTCGGGAAAGCGGATCGTCAGAATGCTCCTTTCCGGCACCGCGATCGACGATCCGGAGATCGAACCAGTGGCGGTGGATATCTCGTGTTGGTACTGCGGAGGGAAACCTAAGTGGAGCTACCGGGATGGGTGGCGATACCTGGAATGTACCGACTGCGACGCCCGGTGCGTCGATACCTTCCCGCCCGGCGTCATCAGCAAAAACGAGTTCCCACCGTCGGGGTTACGGAATCGCACGCCGAACGAAATCAACGAAGCCGATCGGATCTGGGGCACGCATCGACGAGCATCCGTAATAGACGGCGTCTGTCCGGAGTGTGCGAGCGATATGCCCGTTACCGCGGTCGATATCTGCGACGACCATCACCCCGATTGGAACGAGTACCAGTTCTGTGAGGGCTGTGGGTCGCTCTTCTGGATGCTCGTCTCGCACGTCTGCGAGGGGTGTAAATATCGGTGGCGGATGCCGACGTTGTTCTACCCGTCGAGACAGCCGGCAGTGACCGCGTTCTATTACGAGCACGGCATCGAGTTCGACCTCGCCACGTACGAACAGCGCGCACTCCTCCTCGACTTCGAGGAGGAACTCCTCTCGGAGGATCCGCTTCGTATCGGCATCTCGATTCCGTTGGAGGACGAAGCGCTGCAGGTGACATACGATGAACGGATGGAGGTGATGGATGTGGATCGGCGGGAGCGAAAACACTGA
- a CDS encoding DEAD/DEAH box helicase, which produces MAATDEGTPSIDHPLLESDFLERRLYQLKLAGTAANDHTLVCLPTGLGKTTVSLLVTARRLDEVGGKSLMLAPTKPLVQQHADFYREALQVPDEEIVVFTGDVSPDDRAALWDEATVIMATPQVIENDLVGSRISLADVTHCTFDECHRATGDYAYNYIAERYHADATDPLVTGMSASPGGDEEAILEVCANLGLREVEVMTEDDADVAEFTHDTDVEWERIQLPDDVIEIRDALNEVITERLEKLKELGVARSTQPDQSQKDLNRMRAELQKLINNDQSEGFKGMSVHAEVMKLRQAVTLVETQSVEALRRYFERQRNQARSSGASKASQRLVSDPRVREAMRRAESFDELHPKYRKTRMLLAETLGLEGGERVIVFTESRDTAEALTEFLNTSFDAKRFVGQGDREGSDGMTQKQQQEVLDAFRAGEFEVLVSTSVAEEGLDVPEVDLVLFYEPVPTAIRSIQRKGRTGRQAKGRVVVLMAEDTRDEAYFWISRRREKEMESELRELKGMASDLEAELDDAQQSLEAFESGASAASSGGKPASESDTSSESQGKSSQPGLQDFVGDATDSIDGIGDGNEDSIDDPDATDEEAATVETHEPSAEGDAVEIVADQREMDANIARELSRREEIEIRLETLDVGDYVCSDRVVVERKSVADFVDSLVGGERSVFEQVGAMARHYSRPVVIVEGEGLYEQRDVHPNAIRGALSSLAVDFGASILRSESEDDTTELLATIAKREQQLSSREVSVHGEKGAKTLSEQQEYVVSSIADVGPVTARSLLETFGSVEAVMIASEDELREADGVGEVTAERLREVIGSDYTGTGSGSSSGANE; this is translated from the coding sequence ATGGCCGCGACGGACGAGGGAACGCCCTCCATCGACCACCCGCTGCTCGAGTCGGACTTTCTCGAGCGACGCCTCTATCAGCTAAAACTCGCCGGCACCGCGGCGAACGATCACACCCTCGTCTGTCTCCCGACGGGACTCGGCAAGACGACAGTGAGCCTGCTCGTGACCGCCCGACGCCTCGACGAGGTCGGTGGCAAGTCCCTGATGCTCGCGCCGACGAAACCCCTCGTCCAGCAACACGCCGATTTCTACCGCGAAGCTCTTCAGGTACCGGACGAGGAAATCGTCGTCTTCACTGGCGACGTGAGCCCGGACGACCGCGCGGCGCTGTGGGACGAGGCGACCGTGATCATGGCGACGCCGCAGGTGATCGAGAACGACCTCGTGGGCTCTCGCATCTCTCTCGCCGACGTGACGCACTGTACCTTCGACGAGTGCCACCGCGCCACCGGCGACTACGCCTACAATTACATCGCCGAGCGCTACCACGCCGACGCCACGGACCCCCTCGTCACGGGGATGAGTGCCTCCCCCGGCGGAGACGAGGAGGCCATCCTCGAGGTGTGTGCGAACCTCGGATTACGAGAGGTCGAGGTGATGACCGAGGACGACGCCGACGTCGCGGAGTTCACCCACGACACCGACGTCGAGTGGGAACGCATTCAGCTTCCGGACGACGTCATCGAGATCAGGGACGCCCTGAACGAGGTGATCACGGAACGCCTCGAGAAGCTCAAAGAATTGGGGGTCGCCAGGTCAACCCAGCCCGACCAGTCCCAGAAGGACCTCAACCGGATGCGCGCGGAGTTACAGAAACTGATCAACAACGACCAGTCGGAGGGGTTCAAGGGCATGTCCGTCCACGCGGAGGTGATGAAGCTCCGCCAGGCCGTCACCCTCGTCGAGACCCAGAGCGTCGAGGCGCTGCGGCGGTACTTCGAGCGCCAGCGCAACCAGGCCCGCAGTTCGGGAGCCTCGAAGGCGAGCCAGCGGCTGGTGAGCGATCCGAGAGTACGAGAAGCGATGCGCCGGGCGGAGTCCTTCGACGAACTCCACCCCAAATATCGCAAGACGCGGATGCTCCTAGCCGAGACCCTGGGACTCGAGGGCGGCGAGCGCGTCATCGTCTTCACCGAATCCAGGGACACGGCTGAGGCGCTAACCGAGTTTTTGAACACGAGTTTCGACGCGAAGCGCTTCGTCGGCCAGGGCGACCGCGAGGGCAGCGACGGGATGACCCAGAAACAACAGCAGGAGGTGCTCGACGCGTTCCGGGCCGGCGAGTTCGAGGTGCTCGTCTCGACGTCGGTCGCCGAGGAGGGGCTGGACGTCCCCGAGGTCGACCTCGTACTCTTTTACGAACCCGTCCCGACCGCGATCCGGTCGATTCAGCGCAAGGGCCGAACCGGCCGTCAGGCGAAAGGGCGCGTCGTCGTCCTGATGGCCGAGGACACCCGCGACGAAGCGTACTTCTGGATCTCGCGACGCCGCGAGAAGGAGATGGAGAGCGAACTCAGAGAACTCAAAGGGATGGCGAGCGACCTCGAGGCCGAACTCGACGACGCCCAGCAGTCCCTCGAGGCATTCGAGAGCGGGGCGTCCGCGGCATCGAGCGGGGGAAAACCCGCCTCGGAGAGCGACACCTCGAGTGAGAGTCAGGGGAAGAGCAGCCAGCCTGGACTGCAGGATTTCGTCGGCGACGCGACGGACTCGATCGACGGGATAGGCGATGGCAACGAGGACAGCATCGACGACCCTGACGCGACCGACGAGGAAGCCGCAACGGTCGAAACCCACGAACCCAGCGCCGAGGGTGACGCGGTCGAAATCGTCGCCGACCAGCGCGAGATGGACGCGAACATCGCCCGCGAACTCTCGAGGCGCGAGGAGATCGAAATCCGTCTGGAGACGCTCGACGTCGGCGACTACGTCTGCTCGGACCGCGTGGTCGTCGAGCGCAAGTCGGTCGCGGACTTCGTCGACTCCCTCGTCGGCGGCGAGCGATCGGTGTTCGAGCAGGTGGGGGCGATGGCCCGCCACTACTCCCGCCCGGTCGTCATCGTCGAGGGCGAGGGGCTGTACGAACAACGTGACGTCCACCCGAACGCGATCCGCGGGGCGCTCTCGAGCCTGGCGGTCGACTTCGGCGCGAGTATCCTCCGGAGCGAGAGCGAGGACGATACGACGGAGTTGCTCGCGACGATCGCCAAGCGGGAACAACAGCTCTCGAGCCGGGAGGTATCCGTCCACGGGGAGAAGGGGGCGAAGACTTTGAGCGAACAACAGGAGTACGTCGTCTCCTCGATCGCCGACGTCGGCCCGGTGACCGCTCGCTCGTTGCTCGAGACCTTCGGGAGCGTCGAGGCGGTGATGATCGCGAGCGAGGACGAGTTGCGGGAAGCCGACGGCGTCGGCGAGGTGACCGCCGAACGTTTGCGCGAGGTCATCGGGAGCGACTATACGGGGACCGGAAGCGGCTCGAGTTCGGGCGCCAACGAGTGA